TTCGCATACTGTCAGGGATTGAGATCACTGCAGGATCAGTGGATTTGCATCATTTGACCGAGCTGAGGAAGCTTGCTATCTACAAGCTGGTAACCATGGGGGATGATTCGAGTTTCGAAGAATTAAGATCCTCTATCGAATATCTTGGTGGCTACTCTCTACACACGCTCATAATTGGTGATGAGTCATCCAAGTTTATCAATTCACTGGATGATCTTTCATCACCCCCAATATTCCTTATTGCCCTTGAGTTATCCGGCAAGATGGTTAAGCTTCCCAGATGGATCAGACAACTCAGTGCTCTCAACAAGTTAACCCTGCCAATAACAGCTCTCCGGACGGATAATTTGAGGCAACTTAGCGATCTGGAGGAATTGTTTTCTCTCACCTTTTCATTTACTGCACAGAATTATGATGCAGAAACCTTGACCATTCTTTCAGAAAACAAGCTGCACTCCCGTGGGCAGATCAAAGTTCCGGAAGCAGGATTCAAGAGTCTCAAGCTTCTTCGTTTCTCTGCTCCTCTGTTGCCATTGCTCAGCTTTCCAAAAAAAGCCATGCCGGAGCTGGAAAGGCTTGAGCTGCGGTTTAACCTGCTGGAGGGCCTTTTTGGCGTAGAGAACCTTGAAAAACTCAAAGAGGTGCATTTGACATTAGACGACAAAACCCGCCAAGCTGTGACAAAGAAGATAGCAGGCGAGATGGAGAATGCAGCGAAGAAGACCAAAGCCAAGGCACCCAGGATAATCCTTGAGACAGTAATTCACTCAAATTGAAAGTAAACCAAACTGTTGTGCTTTGTAAATCATCGCGAGTTGAGAAGCATCATGTAGTTCAAAACATGTTCTCAGAATTTTATTTAAGCAATTCGTGGCAAACCTATTTAAATTGGGATGATTGTTCGTTGTGGCCCATCATAAGAGAGCCTTAAACATTCTATCATTTGTGTATGCGACTTTGTTGATTTCTTATTATGGTTGCGACCTTGCGTTTGAATCAGTCTCGGTGATTGATAGCAGAATCTTTCTGAATTTCATTCGAGAGAATCTTTCAGAAGGACCATCTTAGTTCTTGTGAACATCTATGCACAGGTATGAAGTGTTCAGCATTTTCTGATATAAGGTGCGGTGAACGTTCATCATAGCCAACTCGTTGCTAGTTTTTCTCAGCCGTAGCTTCAGTTCAGCAGATTGTGAAAGGGGGTGATTTATAACTACTGTAGTGAACTGAGCCTAATCATTGTCGAACGCGCACAAATGTGTTTTGCACACCATAGATTTATGCATCAGGTCAACTCGATGCCATAAATTTGCTTAGAAACGAAAAGCGTCCTGGGAGGATACAATGTAAACAATAACAGACCAGTGACATGAAAAGCTCTTACCATTATTCAGAGATCACGAGTTAAAGCTCACTTGTCCTCGTGATCTCTGAATAATGGTAGGTAAGAGCTCAGCAACTCAACGGCGACAGAGCTAACTTCTTTTGTCTCGCGACCTTTGCTGCGGCCGGGCCTAACCTACCCAGTGTGGAAGTGAGCCGATCTGGCCGTTGCGGCAGAAGGAGCCGAGTAGCCGGGGCTTGTGGTGGTGCGCATGGGAGCGGGCGGGCGGCGGCATTGGGGACGAGGCGGCGCCAGCGCTCTGACGGACGTGGAGAGGAAGGGGGCGGAGGAGGATATCACGGGTGAGGCCGTCGCCGTCCAGTGGGCCGGGCAAGAGGAAGTGCTAGCCCGCCAGGCAAGAGACCGGCCCAGTTTTGGTCGACGGATTTGATATCTCTCAATtttgtcttttttattttctttgtccAACCTTTTTACATTCTCCTCCTTTTTATTTTCTCAATTCCATTATTGGATTTTTGAGACATAttattagtttttttaggggaaagCCAAATTTTATTCATCGAAGTCCACAATGGGTGGGATACAACTCGGATCATGGGGTTGGCCTGACCAGAGGTGGCGCCCCGGACCGAGACTAAGCGAATATTTGGCTAATCTATGTGCTTCGACATTAGCAGCACGACCTTCAAAAGAAAATTTACACTGAGATAAAGTTGCTCTAATATTGATCTCCTGGACAATAGAACCACTCTTGCCTCTGCCTTCGCATGAAATATCAGCCACTGTTTGCTTGGAATCAGATGCGACGACGAAATTATGCAGGTTGAGATCTTCCGCTAGCGCCAAAGCCTCTCTGCAAGTGATAGTCTCGAGTATTGCGGGATCCTCTAGGCCAGCTACCACCAAAGCGGAGCTGCCTAGGAAATTGCCTTGCCTGTCCCGACAAACTTCTGCTGCTGATCCGCCCTTCCTTGCTCTTACTCCAGCATGTACATGGATCTTGGCATAGCCACCCGGGGAGCTTTGGGGCGTGCAGCCTGAGTCTGGCCCGTAGCTTGAGCTCCTCCCCTCGTCGTAGGGCTTCTCACATTAATCATGTTGAGTTCATCTATGAAGCGCCTGACAAAGGAGTTGGTTGCTTGAGGTGATTGGAAAAATCCTTCATGAATAGCCTTGCGCCGCGCTGTCCAGATCGCCCAGAGTGTGACTGCGAGCAATACAAACTGATCATGCGGTAGCGATTGCATGAAGGTGAAGAGCCATTGCTTGGCGTTGGGTTCGGTGTTTGAGACCAGACTTTGTGCTAGCTCCTCATCAACTAATGCCCATACACATCTCGAGCTAGTGCAGTTCTCCATGAATCAGGAGAGCCACATAAGCCGCAATAAGCGTTATCTGCCATGTGTCGATGAGCCCTGATGTCCTCCGTGGGGAGAGAGTGCCTTGATAAACGCCAGAGGAACATCTTAACCTTTGCCGGAACCTGGGTCTTCCACAACGTTTTCCAAGCTAGTGACGGGCCTAGCAAACACCCCGGCCTGCCCCACTTGACCCTGAGCCAGCCCTCGCCTGAACCGTCTTGCTGAATGCGAGACATaggtttttttttcctatttgacACATTCAGCGTAAAAAATGTTCGGGCGCCGCACACGCGATCGAATAGGCCCGTTTAGAAGTTGGCCACGCGTTCCACCGatcctggttttgggaaccttgtGAAAGGTTTCAGCCTGTCATTTCCGGTTTTGGGAAACTTCTAGAACGTCCCTCgaccttttctctctctttttttctttttctttttttctttttctttttttctttttcatttttcttttgttcttttccttttttagtttctccttttcttttctttctttttcaaatttatttttctttccaaaaaattatcagaaattttaaaaatattcactttTAATATACCTTTTTCAAAAAATCCAATAATTTTTGTGGAAATTAAAATGTTCCCACTTAAAAAAttgttttcaaatttaaaaaatgttcatattttaaaAAATTGCTAGAAAATTTTAAAAAAGGTTTGGGAACTTcagaaaatgttcacaatttctaaATTTTTCACGAATTTGataattgttcatgttttcaaaatttgttctggAATTCAAAAAATAGTTATTGGAATTTATAAAATGTTCGCTTTTTAAAtttatgttcacaaatttaaaatatGTTTGGAAATTTTGAATAATGTTCTagctttccaaatttgttcataaattgaaaaaatgttcagctCTCCAAGATTTGTTCACAACTTCAAAATATGTTCGAGTTTTGAAATAACTGTCCGTAATTTTGAGAAATATTCTCATTTTCGATGTTTGTTCTTGTTATTCAAAAAATAATTGTGTTTTTTACAAAATTGTTCGTAAATTCGTAAAATGTTCTCATTTGCAATTACTTCCCTTTTTGGCACTAAAATGTTTGAGAGTTCCAAATAATGTTCGTGTTTTCATGAAATGTTCGAGGTTTTCAAATTTTGATCACAATTCTGAAAATGTTCTCGTTTCACCGAAAATTTACTTTTTCAAAAATAAATCATGTTTGAAATTTAAAAAAGTCCTTAAATTAGTTGCAGCTTatagttcatatacaccggcctgCAATTTTATACACAAATTCCCGGGACTTATAGTGGCTAGCAACATGGTTTCCTAGCAGGAGGTGCTCGTTTTGATCCCTCAGTGGGACCTTAGTTTTGGGATTATTTAGCAAAATTAAGTTTTATCGCTGTCGTTTGTTTCTTTTAGTGTTGCGCCGCACATGCACAAGAGCTAGTTGGGCGCAGCGGCTGGCACAGCGCGCGCGACACCGTGGAGTCATTGGTTCGAATGCCAGCATAACGTGTTGCTTTCATTGTGTTTTTTCTTCTTGCGACAGCCAAATCCGCCGGCCCAGGTGTGCCACGCATGTGCAAAACATCGACTCTTTGATGCAAAGAGCATCATTCGTAGACATAGGTGTGTCTAAGCAGGACATGGCCTTTGCGGCAAGCAGAGGCGAGGGCTGGCCCAGTCGCGCGAGCACAACAACCACttttttgttttattctttttcatgatttttttggttttttgacttttgttcataatttcaaatATTCCAAATTAATACTAATTACAAAATCCCTCtacataaaacatttgaaaaatattgaccaagcatttgaaaaatgttaaatatgtatagagaaaatgtttatcGCATATACAAAAAATGTATTAAAAAATAAAATTTGTATGAAactatttgaaaaaatattgaataagtgataatcaagcatttgaaaaaatattgaataagtgATAATCAATAATTTGCAAAAtgctaaatgtgtatagaaaaatatccactgcaagtatttaaaaaatgttaatcaagattttgaaaaatgttaaatgtgtaaaaaaaatgttgatgatgtattaaaaaatatgaattttttctATAATTAATATAAAAATGTCAAGAAGTATTTCAATTTTTTAGAAGTATTTAGAAAAAAAGtagaccatgtattaaaaaaggatgatttttttgatcatgtatataaaaatgttaatcaagcatttgaaaagatGTCGAAAAATTAATTCaacaatgttaatcaagcatttaaaaaatattactTGTTAAGAAAAACTTTTGACCATGTGCACAACAAATGCTAATATTGCATTTAAAaatgctaatcaagcatttgaaaaatgttagatgtgcatagaaaaaatgtcgACCATGTATTAGAAAATGTAATCTTCTATTTGAATGTTTTTTGaagtgtgtatagaaaaaatgttgaccaggTATTTAAAAAATGGTAACTTTGCAttcgaaaaatgttaatcaagcatttgaaaaagatTAAAATGTGTATAATAAATTGTTGgctatgtattaaaaaaatgttaacttTACATTtgaaatgttaatcaaacattcaaaaatgtttaaaatgtgtataaaaaatgttgaccatgtattaaaaaatgttaacttTACATTTGATAAATGTTAATGAAGCATTTGATAAATGTTAATATGTGTATAGAAAAACTTTTGACCAGTATTAAAAACTGTTAAATTTGTATGGGCAATATGTTAAATGTGTATTAAGAAAATATTCTTGACATATNNNNNNNNNNNNNNNNNNNNNNNNNNNNNNNNNNNNNNNNNNNNNNNNNNNNNNNNNNNNNNNNNNNNNNNNNNNNNNNNNNNNNNNNNNNNNNNNNNNNNNNNNNNNNNNNNNNNNNNNNNNNNNNNNNNNNNNNNNNNNNNNNNNNNNNNNNNNNNNNNNNNNNNNNNNNNNNNNNNNNNNNNNNNNNNNNNNNNNNNNNNNNNNNNNNNNNNNNNNNNNNNNNNNNNNNNNNNNNNNNNNNNNNNNNNNNNNNNNNNNNNNNNNNNNNNNNNNNNNNNNNNNNNNNNNNNNNNNNNNNNNNNNNNNNNNNNNNNNNNNNNNNNNNNNNNNNNNNNNNNNNNNNNNNNNNNNNNNNNNNNNNNNNNNNNNNNNNNNNNNNNNNNNNNNNNNNNNNNNNNNNNNNNNNNNNNNNNNNNNNNNNNNNNNNNNNNNNNNNNNNNNNNNNNNNNNNNNNNNNNNNNNNNNNNNNNNNNNNNNNNNNNNNNNNNNNNNNNNNNNNNNNNNCCtttcctccttttttttctttaaTTGTGCTTGGTTGGGCCAGCCTGATTACTGTAGATGCTTCAGTGAGACATCCTACAGTCTTGGTGAATGCAAGATATAATCGTTGCGGGTATTCCTTCGGTCTTGTCTTAAGCATCTACAGTTGCTGGCCGGCCCATTCGCGCTAAAAGAAATACACTAGAGAAAAAGGGTCGCACGGGAAGATCTCGTAATTTCCTGGCAACAGAGTTGCACTGATAGGGTCACCATCGTGTTCGTGTTTAATTAGTAGGTCACGACCTTGTTATAGAAAAAGAGTCGGGGTTCCAATGAGTTTTTTGGctttttagttttgttttttcactgggttttctttgtttcttttctctgcttttattgatttatttattttctttgttttcctACAGTTTTCCTTGTTTCTATTTCATTTTCACTAACTTTTTATTGTCTTCATTTTACTTtgattttgtttgtttttcttgttttcattggttttatttattttctttgttttcctATAATTTTCTTTGTTTCTACAATAGCTTTTTATTTTCTTCATTTTTGTTTGTTTTcattggttttcctttgttttcacTCCTATTTTCATTGTTTTTCGTTGGTTTCCTTTTTTTCTCTATATACATTTTCGGTATATATATGTAATACAAATTGGTAATACTCgttattttttcaaatacatgattaacatttactgaatacatggtcaacattcttCAATATACATTTAATAGTTTTGAAATGCGATATTACCATTTTTAATACGTGGTCAACATAATTTCAATACCCATTTTTACATTTTTCTAAATTATGTATTAACAGTTTTTAAATAAAATtttaattttttaatacatggtcaacattttttcaaatgcttgattattaTTTTTCAAATAGTAGATTAataattttttgaatacatggtcaacatgttTCTGTgcatatttaacatttttaaaatgcttgattaacatttttcaaatactttttgaACATTTTATGAATACATGGTCAATAAAATGCTCTGCTTGCAGTCTACATCGTCTGGCAATGGCTGTCAGTATGAATTCAATCTAACTGTCTAAGCAGGAACTCACCAGGGCGCTGGTCATCCAAGATTCATGAAACTAATAATCCCTCACTGAGCGCTTTTGATGAAACGCAAATGCATGGCGGCATTAAAATCACGAGAAAAGCTCCGGCCTTTGAGTTGTGCCAGCCGGACCCCACTGCGCGCCACCACATGGCAAATACACTACAGATTCGGGCACACCCCAATATATCAACATTGCAGAGAGCACCCTCACTGGACCGTAACTAaaccatctctactcttataaaaaattgagttggtgatgatggtgtatctgccatcttataatatagaccgtctgatctatatctgacgaataaaaagcaaactatgataattttacaaaagatacccgcacctctctccacatttacaggtAAGGcgttgcctcgttcatccttatctcccacaacctcattgctgagcaattaaaataGGAAGTCTTTGaaataatctggcatggtggccactgccggcgctgtccatccccatgcctccacccagtccgaccacctgtcaccaccacgccccactcctcctcaccttatctcccatctttctcgagatatcattttttcgatgaaattctcaagataccatttttccgataaaattctcgagatatcattagtttttacacatgggattactcctgcatgggtcaatcacaacaggtgttttataaaaaaatgcatcttgatgtttcgtgcaatgcacgggcatcttgctagtacacAGAAAAGTATGAGTTCCACACAGAAGGAGAAACACGGGACCCCACACAATAATACAGATTTTGGGCAGCGGGTGCGCAACACCGCCAGTGTCTCGAATCAAATTCATGTTCAAACACGACAAATGATACGCCATCAGAGCCAAACGGTCCATCCCACAGGGTGGGCCATGAATAGTTGCAGGCCAATTGCAAGTTACAACAACGTACatagatcgagcaaatcttcagccCTCTACCTATACCGGAGCTGTTGATGAGGGCCCTACCTATATCTCGACCATGGATGAGGTCGGAGCTGCTAATGAGGGGTCTCGCGGCGACGTCGACATGAGATAGGTGGTCGGTTCCGGTGCATGCCTAGCCTGCCGATGATGTTGCATGGTTGTTAATGTCGCAATAAATACTTTCTGTTCCTTGAAGCATACTGATAATGTTCCTTATTGCAGGCCTTTGCTTGCGATCAGGGTTCTGACATATTAGGCCTATCTGAATgcatctttttatttcttcttggCAAATTATACCTAGGGTTCCATATCTCCGTGATCTTCTCACCTTGTTTTTCTAGTTGCAGAGAACCTGTGAAATCAGACAAAATACCTAGACTGTTACTGTGAAGGGTAAACGCAATGTCAACAAAGGGACGTCCATTTTGAAATGCAAAACAAACAATTCCTCACCATCTCGACAAATTCATTTGAAGATGATGGTTCAGTAACATCACGGGGGTATTTCCGACGTCCTGTTATTATCTCGATGATTATTACGCCCAAGCTAAATATGTCCGACTTGGTCGACAATGCTGGACCACTTTCCTCAAAGAACTCAGGTGCCATGTAACCACTGAATTAACAACACAAATAGAATTTGGTAGTGTTAAATAGACAGTATAGAAAACACATCTTGCTTATAACTTAAGGAATAATGGATTAAAAAGTGGCAACAACTCACGGTGTTCCAAAACGAGATGACGTTATAATAGTGCCTGGTTGTTCAAGCAACCTTGACAAACCGAAGTCTGCAATTTTTGCTATCATACCGTCGCTGAGCAATATGTTTGTAGGTTTAAGGTCCAAGTGAATAATGGGGGTATCTTTTTGCCCGTGAAGGTGACATAAACCATAGCAAGTCCCTTTGATTATTTTGTAGCGTGTGCTCCAATTAAGTCCACAAGATTCATCTGCATTTGTAACCCAAgaagaacattttgacatatctTACCTAGAAATTCGACTACATGTTCTGTAGATAATGTATGAAAGTACTACAAATTTGTACGATATATCCTTGTTTGAGTATATTGATCTGTTGTTACATGTGGAAAACAAAGCCCAAACTTCCTAGTCTACAGTATCAAATGAAGATGAAATCGATAAACAACATGCCATATTAAATGTCGTACCAGATAGATACTCACTGAGGCTTCCGGTGGGGAGATACTCTAAGCAAAGTAGCATTTCCGACTTCTCTGCAAATACCATTTTCCCATTGTATGGTGCAACCTCTTTCAGTGTTTCATAGCAGTAGCCTACACATTGCACTATATTGGGGTGCTTAACCGTCATAAGATGACAAACCTCCTTCTCAAACTGCATTTCCACGCGTTGTCGTAACTTACTATTGGCCGGTTGTAATACAATCTTCTTCACAGCAATCATTTCACCATTTTCCAGCACTCCCTGTTTAAAACCATCCTATCAATATGATCGTACGTTACGGAAAAGAAAGACAAGGAGAGAAGAGTATATTGTAACCTTACCTTATATACAACACCAAAACCACCCTTTCCAATTTCTCAGAGAAATTATTTGTGATATCTCTCAAGCATTGCAATGGTACATAGTATGGCCTTGAACTCAGATCATTTGGCTTCCTTTCATGGTTATTTGAAACATGAAAGTCTAGAGACGATATTACCCTATCCATCTCCAGAAGAGGGTCGGAAGCTCGGATGGAGGCCTCATCAGCGACAAATACTTTCATATGCAATACTTCCTGTCTCAAAAATAGTGATCGTACTGGCGTGGGAGGTAAAAGTAAGGAACGTGCTAGTTTCTTTAAAGTATATCCCTTGACGACGGAATCTGGGAGGGGCACGAATGATGTCCCATGAATACCGACGGTGCCAATGACAAACATGCCAGGAACAGATTCCGTCAGTATTCATGCGACATCATTCCGCGCACCTCACAGTTGCTTTAAGGGAAAGTTTAGGTGGATAAGTTGGATCAGACACCCTGAAGTAGAAGTGCTCGTTCCACACTGGGTTCAGATCATTCTCCTTGGTAGTTGTCCGGAACTGCTGATCGTTAAAGGCAAGCTCAAGATAGGGACTTGGGTTACTCTTGTCATCCCGGGGGTCGAGGTCACAAGACTAACCCAAGTCCTTTGCTGATCTGACCCCGAACTGAAGTACTGCATAGACATGGTTCCTCAAAAGGTTGATCTCGCTGTCCACAGCGGCTGACTCGGTGACTTGGGCGCTCACCGTGTCCGGCAAGTTTTCGGTCAAATCTCTGTACCACAAGCTTTGCCAGGGGCCAGCCCAGCCGGTGGTGAAGGGCCTATGGAAGGCGCGCCTCCcgctgaaaatcaaagtgtttttATGGCAGCTGTTCAGGAACAGATTGCCCACTTCCGAAAACGTGGCGAAAAGGCAGGGGTCGTCGACCGGCACTTGCGCGGTCTGTAACGTGGTCGAGGACGCAAACCACGTCTTCTTCCGATGCCCGCTGGCCAGGTTCGCCTGGAGCGCGGTCCGGACCGCGGCCGAGGTGTCCTGGGACCCGAGGTCAACCAACGAGCTTGTGGCTATGCTTGACTCTGTCCAGGGGAGCAGTAAACGTGTGATGTGGAGCTGTGTTGGGGCACTGTTCTGGACGCTTTGGTTAACTAGGAACAAACTAGCTATTGAGGGGATCTTCCCGACTCACCCGGTTAATACCATCTATAAATGCAACCTATTTctgcagcagtggagtccgttggcgaGGCGCAAGGATACTGAGAGGATGCAACATGCTCAAGACCGTCTCCGCCAGGTGTATGTGATGGCTAGGGAGCCAGCCGCCACTTCTTGATTTGGAGTGGCCCTTTTGTTCCGTGCGCGAGCCTGCGTGCTCAGTGTTTGGCCTTCGAGCCATGTAACTTATGCTCGCGCTCTTTTGGCCGTGAACCCTATAACTTCCTGCGTATGTGTGGCCTGAGCCCTTCTGTGATGTGTGTAAGGTTTGGACGTGGTTGGTACGCTGCCTATGTTGTGGGCTTCATTAATTTAAAGCCATACGCTTCTAGCGTTTTCCTTCTAAAAAAACATGGTTCTTGAGTTATAGGAACGGGGAGTGAGACGGAAATGTAGTCAAACATACCCAAAACACAAATTGTAGGACCGATTTATGCCATTTCTTTCAAGTTTATGTATGAATATGTATATCGAGTGCAAGTTTGTGTATCTTTTGTGCATCATAAGTGTAATTAACTCAAATCACATATGCACCAAGCAaagcaaaaggagcaaacgaatcCGCGCTAGACGGGGAAATCGCAGAACAAATTAATAGAGCAAATTGGGTCTGCTCACCAGTCCAGTAGAGCAGGCGGACGGAGGAGACAGGTCAAACCACGTCGGCCGGGACGACAAACAGAGCAGCTGGAGCAGAGAGGGGAAAGAGGTTGTGTGTTTATCTAGTTTAGCAGCTCTCCCTCTCGCTCTTTTTTTTTTATTACAGGGAAAAAATAGACTTTATTCATCATATGTAGCACGGGCATTTACAAATTCTGAGGATGAAATGAAGTCCGGGAGCTCAGCATCCGAAACTGCATACTCTCTCCGCCCCCAAATACATTGCATACAAATCCACTCAAAAGGTCAATCCTTTCTGAGTTTGACAAATATATAGAAGAAAGTATCAACAAAAATAATATTGATAAATAGATTATGGAAATATATCTAATGATGAATATATTAAATATTGATTTGATATTGTCTATTTTAATATTTTCGTATATATCCTTGGTCAAACTTAGAAATCATTGACTTTTGACTGAATTTATCTGCCAGCTATTTGGGGACGGACGGAACGTAATAATACACAGCCATGAAGGTAGCATTTGCCTGCCAGAGTTAAAGCAGAAGACTCACCGTGATGCTGCGTCTTCCGGGAAAGATAACTCACCGTGATCTTGGTGGGTATCTCCAGTAATTATGAGCACGTTTGGTCGGTGTCCTCGTTTCCTCACGTCTGGCCTTGGGCCTCCCTGAAATCTGCCTCGTATGTGATTTTTTCAATGGACGTAAGTGTTTGGTTAATGCCGAGAGACGCAAGTCATGCAACATGCTAGCCTGGCCTGGTAACTACATTGACTTGCTTAGCGCGGCCATCACCTAGACATGTTATTTAGCATGGCCTAACTGCTCGAATTCTGTCACCTGGCCGACCGAGTGCAACATCACCCCCTATTTGCCACTCATTGCGGCAAAATGCTAACAAATCCCACAGTAAACCGATGCTGGTCAAAGAACAACAGTAGTGAGTAGATGATATTCGTATAATAGGTTTGTAATGAGCAGAAGTTATGATAAAGAGCGCTGGCAATGGAAGAAATGCCGCATTATGAACCATTGCTAAAAGTGGTGTACCATTAAGTTGTATACGCGATGTAACACCATGCAACATAAAGGATGTCGACCTCTTAAAAAATGACCTTGGTAAAAGAATTAACCCGATTTCAactttaaaaaaaaagagagaaagaatttcctaaaaaaattctaTGATAAAATAATAATACTAATCTATTTTGGACAACCCTAGCTAATCGGCTATCAGAATTCTAGTTTTGGAACCCTCTGGAAGGTCATTGTCTGGTTTACATCGGTTCTGGTCTGGTTTTTGTTTTATACTTTTCGTTTTTTCTTCTCCGTTTTTTAAAAAATGGTTGAAAATTTCaataaaaaatgttcacctttCTTAAAATGTGTAaattatttaaaaatgttcataatttcagaAAACATTCAGAAGTTCTAAAAATGATCACGTTTGTAAAATATTGTTCACATGCCTTTTttcatttttcaaatattttctacCAATTTctaatttttggatttttttgaattagaTTTTAATTTTTTAATGTTCTATATAAAGAAACCGGGTGAAAAAACCacctgaaagaaaaaaaaagttagAAAAATGAACAGGAAAAGTTAGGGCCACTTGACTGCCAGTGCCACGTAAATAGTCGCTACCGTAGGAGAGCTGAATAAGCTAGCCCTGTCGGTCTTTCACTGCGTGAAAGCTGCACTATTTGACGCAGAGCTCCCGAGTCCAGCTGCCAGGGCTATGACTGGCTTATTGTG
This region of Triticum aestivum cultivar Chinese Spring chromosome 2D, IWGSC CS RefSeq v2.1, whole genome shotgun sequence genomic DNA includes:
- the LOC123055509 gene encoding probable serine/threonine-protein kinase PBL25, with the protein product MQFEKEVCHLMTVKHPNIVQCVGYCYETLKEVAPYNGKMVFAEKSEMLLCLEYLPTGSLSEYLSDESCGLNWSTRYKIIKGTCYGLCHLHGQKDTPIIHLDLKPTNILLSDGMIAKIADFGLSRLLEQPGTIITSSRFGTPGYMAPEFFEESGPALSTKSDIFSLGVIIIEIITGRRKYPRDVTEPSSSNEFVEMVRNCSLQLEKQGEKITEIWNPRYNLPRRNKKMHSDRPNMSEP